The Labrenzia sp. CE80 genome window below encodes:
- a CDS encoding ABC transporter substrate-binding protein, whose amino-acid sequence MKFPVSLAVAALISVAVSNAPVSAGTMQDALSRGTLRVGIAEENFVPWLANDKSGGRMGFEIDVATSVADALQLTPEFVEMPFDQLLRGLTIGQLDVVISGMSVSADRAREVLFTAPYSSTDFSVVVDKTALPEGAEDNGFDVEGMKLGVAGDTLADFAASSEFQLAEVTRYDNNGDLRDAFLEGDVQGVIVPTPYPEFIVSRDPERFAAEAEPLVSTLQAMAVRPGSERFVNFLNAWLMENTANGTLGDMRSHWFQSLDWLDQLEGYDAPPASEDEDAPAAAE is encoded by the coding sequence ATGAAATTCCCTGTATCACTTGCCGTCGCAGCACTGATCAGCGTTGCTGTTTCGAATGCACCAGTCAGCGCTGGCACCATGCAGGACGCCCTTTCCCGCGGCACGTTGCGTGTCGGCATTGCCGAGGAAAACTTCGTTCCCTGGCTGGCTAATGACAAGAGCGGCGGCCGCATGGGCTTCGAGATCGACGTTGCGACTTCCGTGGCAGACGCGCTTCAACTCACGCCGGAATTTGTCGAGATGCCCTTCGACCAGCTGCTGCGTGGCCTCACCATCGGCCAGCTGGATGTGGTGATTTCAGGCATGTCGGTGTCGGCAGACCGCGCGCGTGAAGTGCTCTTCACCGCCCCCTATTCCAGTACGGACTTCAGCGTCGTCGTGGACAAGACCGCATTGCCCGAGGGCGCAGAAGACAACGGCTTCGATGTTGAGGGCATGAAGCTCGGCGTTGCCGGAGACACCCTCGCCGACTTTGCCGCATCGAGTGAATTTCAGCTGGCCGAAGTCACGCGCTACGACAACAACGGCGATCTGCGCGACGCCTTTCTCGAGGGCGACGTTCAAGGCGTGATTGTTCCCACGCCCTATCCCGAATTCATCGTGTCGCGCGATCCCGAGCGTTTTGCCGCGGAAGCCGAACCCCTGGTGTCAACCCTGCAGGCCATGGCCGTGCGGCCGGGCAGCGAGCGTTTCGTCAACTTCCTGAACGCCTGGCTAATGGAAAACACGGCCAACGGCACCCTTGGCGACATGCGCAGCCATTGGTTCCAGAGCCTA